Genomic segment of Oncorhynchus nerka isolate Pitt River linkage group LG10, Oner_Uvic_2.0, whole genome shotgun sequence:
acatcaccactaacacagaggcagatccggcttcttcccacctggaggttcaagacatcaccactaacacagaggcagatccGGCTTCTTCCCACCTGGAGGTACAAGAcatcaccactaacacagaggcagacCCGGCTTCTCCCAACCTGAATGTGGTGGACATCACCCCTAATACAGAGGCAGAGCCCATCTCTTCCCTCTTGGAGGTTGTGGACATCACACCTGAAGAAAGGACTCTCACGATGGCCATCTTCGCCACTCAGCCAGCTGACATCCAAGCAGGTGAGTAACACTTAGAGAGCACTCTGACAGGTACCGTTTGTCATGACATCTTAGTAGAACCTTTCAACTGGCCAGTGTTAAGAAGCTACGGTTTGCATTTGTTTACATTCTGTTCCTATTTTTTCCCTTTCCAGCGGATGTTGCTGTGGTCATCCCGGATGTCACCCCACACGTCACCAAGGATGTGACACTGGATGTTCCATGCAGAGCTAGGAAAGGGGCAGTCCGGCGATTATTTTGCAGGCTTTGGAGGGCAGTGTGCTGCTGCGCCTGCCacaaggaagaggaggaacaaTATTAATTATTCATCACACCTGCAGAAAAGTGATTGAACCATAGACCATTAAATTATTCGCATTTTAATTTAACTCAATTCTGCTTTTCTTCTGTTTACTACTTAATTTCAGAACTTTTCTATAAACTTTCACTTTGCAAGGGTGGAGTAGGTTGTGTAAATAAGTGGAAAACACCCCAATTTAATGCTTTGAATAATTTActttgtccatttaaaaaaatatgtattatttcaCAACAAAAAAACGGAGGGCGCTCAACCAACGTTGAGTTGAGGTGCAACAAAAAATGTGAATCATCATAGAAAAGGAAAAAGCCCAACTCTTGCTCACTATAAAAAAATGCATTGTTTTATTCAAGCAAGGTTAAAAGATTAACGTTTCGGCCTAGTCTATGATGATATGCAAGTTGTGTTTGCCCAGTAAAAGGGTGACCCAGACTCACCCTGGTTCTTGAGGGTTGAAGACAGTGAAAAATGATCATTAAGTAAATGGGACTTTTCAATTATTGAATAAAAATCTTTAATGAACATGAATTTAAATACAATTGACTTGAGGATTAGAGCAGGCAGGCTGACTGGCTAGCCCTGAAAgccctctgcctctacctctgtgTGGTTCATCTCAACCAAGAGCTTGTGTgggttgtctttctctctgtgggtGTGAATCACTATGACCTCTCCCCCTGCCTGCCATTTGGCTGATCAGAAGCCTTCTGCTCTTTCTTGCTCACATGAACAGGAGGAATGGCCTCTGGGGTAACCTACTCCTCTATCTAAcgcctcttccacctcctctttCTGACTGTATTCGACTGAGgtcactcgttctctctccctgggtgttggatatttcctcctcctctatgtctttGTGAGTTTGGAGGGAGTTATCCTGTTCCGGCTCCCTCTAAGGGTGTGCATCGTAAAGTTTTTCGGTGTGTTGAGGGGTTCAGTGGTTTTGGAGGGAGTCTGAAGTTCGATCTCTAGCGATGAGTGTATGGGCTGTCCCGTGGTGGTGTCCCCCTCCCTTCTAAGGAGGAGCCACTGAGACATGTGATGAGGCCAAGGAAGATCACTCTGCAAGGACGGGATAGGACACATCACAACACTGCTGCTCATTCATATTCAAACACACCTCAGAGTACAGACACAAACATGgacgcccccccccccacacacacattcttcCCCCACATGTATTGATCCCCCACCTCAAACATGTTGAGTCAATTCCAGATGCTGGAATGGTGCTGGAATGCAGGTGCAGTAGGGCCTAGTATGTAATGATGTGATACCATGTGTACCCCATATcctgtgtttgtgttgatgtttttaaaatgttatttaacttttatttaaacaGGGAGGCACACTGAGATTAAACATCCATTTTACAAGAGTCCCCTGTAAAATGCTGTAAAAGTTCAAGTCATATTGAACAACTACCAGAGAGAACCTTCTCTACATAGGAATTGCATACCATATTTTTTCCATACATCAAAATAATACTTTATTATCAATCAGCAATTACTTACCTAGATAAGGCCTCAACAAGGCCCCAGTTAATGGTTGAAAATAACTTATTTCAGTGCCAATGagttacactgagtgtataaaacattaagaacacctgctctttccatgacatatgctgaccaggtgaatccaggttaaagctataatcccttatggatgtcactagttaaatccacttaaatcagtatagataaagaggaggagacaggttaaaaaatatattgtaaggcttgagacaaatgagacatggattgtgtatgtgtgtcattcagagggtgaatgagctaGACCAAATATTTAAGTCCCTttgaacagagtatggtagaagtttgtgtcaagaactgccatGCTGTTGGGATTTTCACGCTCAACACTTTTCTCTGAGTATCAACGATGGTCCACCACCAAGGTGGGGGAACTcaataggaaggtgttcttaatgttttgttcactcagtgtagATCAATCCCTAGCATATACTTTCATTTGTATGCGTACTGATACTGTAAATACACAAATTATATAAATGTTATCTACAATATATTATAATACCGTAAGCCTCCCTGCTGCAGGGGCATTTCCTCCTACAATTTTGAGCTGATTTTCTTCACTTTAGCAATATTTTGTATCTTTGTtcattttcacatttattgtGTTTGGAATGGCACTGTTACTACAGTAGATGATGCTATCATAAAGTATTTGATGTATGTATGTAGGATAATTACCCATAATGCTCACTGACTGAACATTCAAAATTACCAGAGCAATTATTGACGCATTCACATGCCATCGGAAACTTGGAACCTCAGAGTTAAAATGAATGTACGTTTTTAGCGTAGAGCTTCCTACTGGTTGATTCTGATACTTCACAAGTGGGAAACTTGAAATCATCATTCCATAACGAGTTGAAGGGCCTTCTATGATGTAGGGCAGGTCAGTAACCAAATTATTTTACTGTGCCAAGTCGCACACAGACTTTTATGGTCACACAAGTTGCCACCGGTGGATTCAAAACGAGTAGCCTAACAATTATTTACATGGCCCCAGGTACATTTGCAACCAAATTATTTTTCTGTGAGAAATCAATAATAGTTGCACACATAGGGTAACAGTCAGCAATTGACAGTGAGCAATGAGCAAGATAAGCATAGACGGGAAGTTGACAATAGCTTATTATTAGTGTAAATAAATTGTATTTCTATGGTTGCAGCCCTCAAAGATTGAATTGCATTGAATTGAATTAATCAGATCGAATGAtttagggtagggtggggtaccGCTAGTCATCATTATTTTAATCACCATCTCAATCATTATCATACCATCATAGACTTATTCTTCTGTATCTgagacgtttgacccaagttaaacaatttaaaggcaatgctaccaaatactaattgagtgtatgtaaacatctgacccactgggaacgtgatgaaggatataaaagctgaaataaatatttttaactaggcaagtcagttaagaacaaattcttattttcaatgacggcctaggaacagtaggttaactgcctgttcaggggcagaatgacagatttgtacattgtcagctcagggatatgaacttgcaaccatttcggttactagtccaacactctaagtgatgattctaactgacctaagacagggattttttacgaggattacatgtcaggatctgtgaaaaactgagtttaaatgtatttggctaaggtgtatgtaaacatcagacttcaactgtacctagaAGTGCACACTATTCTTATTATTTTTTATGTATCTTAAAAGTAATATAGTCAACTATACAACTTCTACTACACTTTATATCATCCAATAATATATAATGAAAAACACTCAACATGAAGAATTAATGCAATTATGTTCATTTCAAATATTTATTTTGAAATATAGATTAGGTGCTCTTCTTTTTATAGCAGGAAGTAAAGGGACTGGAAAAGGCTTTGCCTATAGCTGAAAACATCCTGGAAATGAGCGAACGCTTCCTTGGTTTCTTCTTGGTGGAGCATATACTCTCTGTTCGGCAGGATTCTTGATCATTGACAATTGctggagaaaaaaaatgtaaacataaCATTTTCTTTAACTGACCCTAGTTAGTGTGAAGAATTAGTAttgcattattattatttaaattgtAATATtctacataatttacaaatgtagggcggcaggtaggctAGCAGTCTCAATCCGCCTATTTAACGCAGAAGTGTTACATAGGCCCCCCCAGGGCTtagactgtttagtgccaaaaagaggtggataaaaacatgaaaaaatatatatatatattcatcaacttatatctctcagatttaggacagacacttcagttccatgtagtgaatctgttattcaatgcgtttgtatgggctaatagcagtaaggccgaTACAAACCCCTCGGCCCAGACAGGGCGTAGACTCTTGTGGgttaaaaagcatgatcattacaaaggtgcaactcgtgctggagacaataaaaggccacgctaaaatgtgcagttttgtcacaccacacaatgccacagatgtcttagaGACAAGAGACTGAGAAAAATAGGAGCaaggaaaaacgctggttgacttgtttcgagggagcgtgcaattggcatgctgactgcaggaatgtccaccagagctgtggcCAGAGAATTGGATGTttatttctttaccataagccgccttcaatgtcgttttatagaatttggcggtatgtccaaccggcctcacaaccacagaccacgtataTGGCGTCGTGTTGGCTGTAGGGTTATggtgtgggcaggcataagctacggacaacgaacacaattgtattttatcaatggcaatttgaatgcactgaGATAACGTCACGAGATCcttaggcccattgtcgtgccattcatccgccgccatcacctcatgtttcagcatgataatgcatggccccatgtcgaaaggcctgcatactcaccagacatgtcacccatttagcatgtttgtgatgctctggattgacgtgtacaacagcgtgttccagttcccaccaatattcaACAACTTTGCACagctattgaagaggagtgggacaacattccataggccacaatcaacagcctgatcaactctatgcgaaggagaagtgtcacgctgcatgaggcaaatggtggtcacaccagatactgactggttttctgatccacgctcctacctttttttaaggtatctgtgacgaacagatgcatatctatatacccagtcatgtgaaatccatagataagggcctaatgaatgtatttcaattgactgatttccatatatgaactgtaactcaataaaatctttgaaattgttgcatgttgtgtttatatttttgttcagtacacatTTGAGTGTATTGACTTACCTGTTTCACTGACGGCAGGGGTCTGGTTCTGGGAAGGTGTTGGAGTGCAGTGGTTCTTCTTGTTGACCTTCTTTGTACACTGGGTAACAAACAGTCATTTATACAGTAGGAGAAATTGCACACAAAGGGTATCAGTGTTTACCATCATACTGTATGTAatttataaaaataatctttacaATTTGTATTTTGATGACATATGTACCTTTGGATTGAGTCCACAGAGAGCGCtgaatcttcctctcttcttttcCTTTATACCAGTTGTTGGAAGCCCAGAATTACCTACCTCGTCACTGCCAAGTGCATTGTGTGATGACAACTGTGTCATGGAGGGAGGTGAAGAGCTAGCCTCATTGCATTCAGTTAGTAGTTCCCTCGTTAATGATTTGACCAGGGCATCGTCAAATGCATAATCCGTTGACTTCATTGCAACCTGGAGCATCTTCTCTGACCCGAATTCTTGAAGAAGCCCCATGTAGACAGCCTTGAAAATCTTTTTGATTTTCAGATTCTGGGGGTAGGCTTGAGTTGGTTCAAGGCCTGAGGTGCCACAGAACTCAGACAGAATCCTCTTTGTGAGAACTCTTGATGTTTCACCAATGTCAGAGGATTCCAGTAATGTGATAGGGGTGATCATTGACAGCAATCTAACAATCAGTAAAAGTACCAAAGAGGTGTAGTCATTGCTAGTGGAGTCAAATGATGCATGTGTATCAGACTCCATGGCTGATGGAGTTGATGGATCCACAGAGACACTAGACATCTCCAGATCTTTGTTGTCCATCTTGGATTCCACCTCTCCTAAAACTTGAATATCCACAGTTCCACCGTTGTGTGTGCTGCTGCCAGACAGAGAGGGTCTAGGCAATGATTTGGAACTAGACTGACGGCTAGTGGTCATGAGAGCCGGTCTGTCAGAGTCAAGTGTTCCAGCATCAGTTGGGGACAACCCATTGATTATGTTCATCAACTCTGATAATTCTTCTGATGAATTGGAGGCCACAGAACAGGTATCCATGACCTGATTGACCATTATATTGGTAAAAAGGCTCTTTGTGTCACAGAAAACCTGTGAGGAACTAATGGAGATGGAAGAAGAGCTCGGCATAAGCCGACTTGTTTCCTGCAGAGAACCATCAGAGATGATAGTTTGGCAGAAATCGGATCCTTGTGATGGTGGAGGAAGCCAGAAGACAATGCTGTAGCAGACGTTTTATTGACTCCGTAGTAAAGGAGTACACAAGGTCAGATGGAAACTCCCTGGATTCTTCAGAAGCATTCAATCCTGTCTTCAGCTTCAAAAGAATAGAGTCAGACACGCTCTTGCCAGCTGGCACAAAAAGAGCCCGGGGGGTGTTGTGACTTTTTATGAGCTCATAAACTTTGTCAGAGAGCTCATGTGAGAAGTTCTGAAGACCGTCCCTGGGGCTGAGTCTCGCAAGTCTTCTTGTAAAAGAAGTGACATCATCTGCAGTGGCTATGTGTTCTGTATCTTCTCTTGAATGACCTCCATAACAGTGTCAACTATGGCAGAGATGGTTTGCCTTGTGTAATTTGTTGACCCTTGTGAATGAGTTGAGGAGTCACTCATATCAATGACCGAATTCCTAATGATAGGACAATAGATTTCAACAGGCCAGTCATTGGGGACTGGAGTGCCTGGAAGAGAATTTGTAAAATCACTCTGAGACCCTCTGGTCATGGCAGAGGTGATGGACAGGGAGGACTTTGAGGAGGATGGCCGGTGTATCTCGTGTCCATCAGTTCTCACCATGTCAACATCCTCCAACATGGAGCGCACAATGGAACGAGTCAAGAGGCCTTTCTCTGAAGTGCTCATCCTCTCTGACATAGACACTCTCCTCTGGATTGTCATCAGAGTCTGACTAATTAAGGCTTTGGAATAATTTACCATGCTTGTCTGGCTGCCTTCATGTTCACTGTAAGTCATTTGTGTAGAAGTAGCTGTTCTGCATATGGATTCGGCATGTTTGGGGGCCTCAACCACATTGTCTAGGAGGACCGGTTGTTGCTGGGCAAAAAAATCCTTGACCTTGGTGAACACATTGTTGAACAGGTTAACAGTGCCTGGCCAAATGATCTTTCCTTTCACATTGGCCCCGTTGTGAACACTGATAGGAAGGGTTGAAGCTGACAGGGATCTCTCTAACTGGCCAGACACTGAAGCATCAGACATTTTAGTCATCTGGGTGAAGCTATTAAGGTCTTTAGTGATGCTTATGACGATGTTGGATGCTGCAGAATTGGTGTGCAGAGAAGAGGTGAACAAAGGTGGAGTTCCACTCTTCTGAAGGATTTTGACAtctctatcatcaccatcattactGGACTCTGCACAAATGTCTGCACTTCTACCATCAAGGCTGGTATTTACAATGCCAATTAACCCTGATTGAAGGATCCCACCAGCCATATGTGAGGCTTTAGTTTGAAACTCCTCAGTACATAGTTTGTCAAAGGCTGTGGATTTAAGACTTCTAGAGGATGCCTCCTCCTCATCATTGTTGATCTCACCATGCAAATTGTCCTGTGTATTGACAGCATAGTCATCAACAGATAAATATGATTTGGAGGCGGCAAGGACGTCAATCTGAGAAACAACGGCATCCAAAAGCTTGGACAGGTCTTCTGTATCTCCTTTTAGGCTAGAGAAACATTCCTCCATGGATTCCTCAGAGTGATACACAGTGAGGATTTGACTAATGACCTCCTTAGTACAGGCTTGAAGGTCCGCTTGGATTTCAAGAGAATCACTATTACAAGTCACCTGAGAATCTAAACTTTCACTAGGAGCCTGTTTGAGAGTCTCATCATGTATTGGTGTAACACCATCGATGACCTTTACATTGTCTTGGCAGGGAATGAGAAACCGCCTCAGCATTTCTCGAAATCTATGATATATAATACGAGCAGCAGAAAGGGTGCTCACTTTTGAAATTTGGAAATTTTCAGATTCATGTGCCTGCATGGACTGAACAACAGTCTCCACATCTGTTACAAAAGTGTCCAGCAATTTAGATGCTTCAGAGTCTCCCAGTAAGCTGTTTGTAAAGGGGTTGATAGATCTCAGAGCTTCACTCACTGCCTTTCTAGCCTTTGTCTGGAAAGACACACTGGAGAGTTTCTTCATATTTATAACTGGAAGATTCTGGGTAGATTCACTGTTGGTGGTGCTGTCCTGCAGACCAAGTGGAAAAGTGAGATGGGAGAGACATTGTTCACTGTCTAACAACTCAGATGGTGAGGGGGAACAAGAACTGGTGAAATCATTCAAGTCAGACATGATGCCATCCACAAATAGAATGGCCTCCAGAGACTCTTCAGAATCACACTCTCCAACAGAAGATGAGAACTTCTCCATCACCTCAGTCTTATACAAGACTAGAACCTGGCTGGCAATCGCTTTTGTGGTGTCAAGGAGGACTTGGTCTTGCAAATACTTTTTGAGAGCCAAGAGAGGTTTTGGGGTCTCACTTTGTCCTTTTTGTTTATTCATAGATGAGGGGGTTATTAAAAGTGGTTTACAAGAAATGGAGTCCGATGTGTCAGCCTCACCATTACTGGAATGATCGAAGTCCAGGCAAAAAGTTGGAACCATTGTGAAAGAATCTTTTGTGCTCTTCACAAATGTACTTGCGAGATCCCCTTTTTTTGGACAGGTAAGAATCCTCTTCAGCATATTTTTCATGTCGTAGTAACAGCCAACAGTGTAAGACCAGATCTTACTCTGATGGTTTTCAAGAAGGATCTGCTCACTCTGTGCAGGAGAGCAGGATGCCCTGATAAACTGGGTAAGATTGTCCATGTCTGAAACAAAGGTACTTACCAACTCAGAGGCCTCAGGGTCAATCATAAGGTCTCTGATCTCACCTATCCTAGGAGTTGGACTAGATGATGTAGTGCCAGAACAACATGATGTACAACCCCTGAATCTTTTAACAATCTCCCGGATCGATTCAGTGGCCTTGGTCTGAACCTCCTCAGTGAGTAGTCTGTTCATACTTTGTGTTGACAGACGAAGACTAGATTTGGCACCTTTGATATTGAGGTTGCTCTCTCCTTGTTTTAGCATCTCCTCTGGACTTTTACAAGCTTCAAGCATCTTCATATGGTCAGCAACAACACAAAGCAGTTCCCTCTTGTCGGGATCATTTTCCTCCTTATTGCTGAAGTTCAAAACAGTGCCACTGAGGGCTGTCATGACCTGTCCTGTTAAATGTGTCATATCCACCTCAACACCATCCTCTCTGAGAACAACACTCTGCTCAACACTCTTCCCATTAATATACATCTGAAGTATGTTGGAAACGCCAGACACCATCTCCTCAACAACCTTGGTTCTGGAGACACCACCACTGGCAAAAATGACAGGGGACATTTGGCCAGAGATGGGAGTTTGGATGGCCACAGAGATTATGGAATTGACCTTCTTTGACACTTCTCCAACAATAACCCGGGATAGACTTTGAGTGTCTACCTGTCCCTCTCTTTGGATACAGAGGACATTGTTCAGCGACTCTTTGAAGGAATCCTGGACACCAGTGAGGAGACTGTCCTCAGTGATCCCAAAAAAGTCCCTGAGTGGCTCAGATGATATAGACTCACGATCTCCCTGAGTATTTGGCAACACTGTCTGAGACCTTTGAGAATACAAAGCAAACAATACAGCATTCCATATTCAATAGTAGACACTGAAGTCACATTAATGCATAATTCAATAATCAGTTAAACTGGTCATTAAGATTAAACTGTTATACAGATAACAAAACATATTTTCAAAAAATGGGTTTTGAATAGTTAGGTGAAACCGGTTTCTTTAGGAATGACTGAACATACCCATTACGAGAGGAGCTTGATTTGGCCGTGCAAGACCTTGAGGATTTGCTGCTGCCTCTCTTGTGAACCTTCAGGTTTGTGCTAGAGGATCTCTCTGATTCTGTCAGAGACTTGCCGGATACTGGAGACACATGGCTGTATATCCGTACAAAACGGAAAATTGCAGGGATGATGACCTCCAGGATGGCCTCAGATACAAACCGCACAATCTCCAGGCACATCTCTGCAAGCAATGCCCTCATCACCTGTAGGACCGAAACAGTGTAGGTAGATTACTCATAGCCAGGCTCTGAAACCAAGCTCCTCGAAGAGATACCAACAATCTCACATATGTTCATGAGAATCATGAAAGTGGCATACATTGGAAAGCATGAAAAGCAGTAGGCTACTAAAAAGCTCTTTGAATGTAACTGTTTGTCATAATGTGgatgatactgtagatagataaaaGGTTTGTATCTAATTTTCTTGAAACATCTATTAATATATCTATGAATCATTGTCAGGGTTATTAAGGGACTTACAGGGTCCATCCTGCCAATGTTTAACTGCCTCCATTGCCTATAGGAGATAATTAGATGTTTTTAGCACCAAAaagcacaccaacacacatacaaTTTATAAAATCCTCCATATGACATTGCATTCAAATACTACAATAGAAGTTTGGACATACTCCTCAGTAAGTTTTTCCAGAAACCGGATGATAATCGGGTTGAAAGCATCCGGATCGATTGGCGGGAGGTCAAGAGCCCTGGTCTGACAGGCCCTGGAGACACACTCACTTAGGATCTTTTCATTAGATTGTCCCTGGTGAGATGTCCCCTGAACTGTCATCCCAGAAGATTCCACAGATGTAGAGGGACCTGTGTCCAAAGCAGCATTCACCAAGGTAAAGAAGTCAGAAAACATGTAACCTTCTAAGGCAAGTATGTATTAGCCACCTTTGTGTACTTTGTGAAGTTAAGTACCCAAGAAAGTATAACATGTGCACTCTGCTATTAGTCCTCTGCTCAATAGATGTCCATactaaattacatttacatttacaggaTTACATTCAGTGAAATTAGAGTTTAATTTATGACCTGCATCTGTATCAGTGATCTGCTCCACTTTGTTTCTCTTGGTCCTCTTGGTCTAAAAAGACAATAGTCAATGATATACACgtagatactgtatgaagccaTTCCAATGCAGCCCTTTGAGTAGAGCAAGGGTAAGACTGATTGTAGGGCTGTCCCCGACCCCAAACAATCTTTGTAGACCGAGAGTCATCCTGTTCTAAtgttaaaatgtatttttccatatCAGACACACCCTATGTATTTGAATACAATCACCTACATaggcactgagcttgtctgatgctttaagcacactgtttgattaaataattaagacacacaaatgactcaagaAAGAGCCCGATGGTGACACTGTATTATTACAGCATAGCAAAGATTAAAAACAGCCGAATCTGTGAAATTGCTTAATTCAACATTTTGCCGgtgcatgaggcttggtgctcacAGAATCAGTAGTCTATTAAACAAATactcaaacaggcaacagaagctATATCTGTCTTACTcctgtatatatgtatacagtaccagtcaaaagtttggacacaccttctcattcaaggcttttctttatttgtactattttctacattgtagaatagtagtgaagacatcacaactatgaaataacacatatggaatcatgtaggtaccaaaaagtgttaaacaaatcaaaatatattttatatttgagattcttcaaagtagccatcctttgccttgatggcatttttgcacactcttggcattctctcaaccagcttcacctggaatgcttttccaacagtcttgaaggagttcccacatatgctaagaacttattggctgcttttccttcactctgaggtccaattcatcccaaaacatctaaattgggttgaggttgggtgattgtggatgtcaggtcatctgatgcagccctccatcactctccttcttggtcaaatagcccttacacagcctggagatgtgttgggtaattgtcctgtttaaaaacaaatgatagtcccactaaacgcaaacctgatgggatggcgtatcactgcagaatactatggtagccatgctggttaagtgtgccttgaattctaaataaatcacagacagtgtcaccagcaaagcacccccacaccatcacacctcctccatgcttcatggtgggaaccacacatgcggagatcatctgtacACCTACTCTCACAAAGACATTTTTtggaatttggactcatcagaccaaaggacagatttccaccagtctaatgtccattgctcgtgtttcttggcccaagcaagtctcttcttattattggtgtcctttagtagtgctttctttgcagcaatttgaccatgaaggcctgattcacacagtctcctctgaacagttgacgttgagatgtgtctgtgacttgaactctgtgaagcatttatttgggctgcaatgtgaggtgcagttaactctaatgaacttatcctctgcagccgagttaactctgggtcttcctttcctgtggcggtcctcatgagagccagtttcatcatagcgcttgatggtttttgcaacttgATGGTGTTTGCACTTGatgaaacgttcaaagttcttgaaattttccggattgactgaccttcatgtcttaaagtaatgacggactgttgtttctctttgctgttCTTGCCatcatatggacttggtcttttaccaaatagggctatcttctgtataccaaccctaccttgtcacaacacaactgattggctcaaatgcattaagaaggaaagaaatgccTTTACttaatttttaacaaggcacacatgttaatttatgaaatgcattccaggtg
This window contains:
- the LOC115106759 gene encoding uncharacterized protein LOC115106759 encodes the protein MAACWQSVNRDCSCLAGEWDPVCSDNGITYTSPCLAGCSSITGFGKNASLNEDDPGDHQSLEGQVQKMKNDILGLNYPEDSEVKDPLPQIELKAVTRRKVKTKRRTSANRSTVEQSTDTDAAERDLFDNQSDEDEDKVKKDPLPQMEQDAVKRNKVKTKRTKRNKVEQITDTDAGPSTSVESSGMTVQGTSHQGQSNEKILSECVSRACQTRALDLPPIDPDAFNPIIIRFLEKLTEEQWRQLNIGRMDPVMRALLAEMCLEIVRFVSEAILEVIIPAIFRFVRIYSHVSPVSGKSLTESERSSSTNLKVHKRGSSKSSRSCTAKSSSSRNGSQTVLPNTQGDRESISSEPLRDFFGITEDSLLTGVQDSFKESLNNVLCIQREGQVDTQSLSRVIVGEVSKKVNSIISVAIQTPISGQMSPVIFASGGVSRTKVVEEMVSGVSNILQMYINGKSVEQSVVLREDGVEVDMTHLTGQVMTALSGTVLNFSNKEENDPDKRELLCVVADHMKMLEACKSPEEMLKQGESNLNIKGAKSSLRLSTQSMNRLLTEEVQTKATESIREIVKRFRGCTSCCSGTTSSSPTPRIGEIRDLMIDPEASELVSTFVSDMDNLTQFIRASCSPAQSEQILLENHQSKIWSYTVGCYYDMKNMLKRILTCPKKGDLASTFVKSTKDSFTMVPTFCLDFDHSSNGEADTSDSISCKPLLITPSSMNKQKGQSETPKPLLALKKYLQDQVLLDTTKAIASQVLVLYKTEVMEKFSSSVGECDSEESLEAILFVDGIMSDLNDFTSSCSPSPSELLDSEQCLSHLTFPLGLQDSTTNSESTQNLPVINMKKLSSVSFQTKARKAVSEALRSINPFTNSLLGDSEASKLLDTFVTDVETVVQSMQAHESENFQISKVSTLSAARIIYHRFREMLRRFLIPCQDNVKVIDGVTPIHDETLKQAPSESLDSQVTCNSDSLEIQADLQACTKEVISQILTVYHSEESMEECFSSLKGDTEDLSKLLDAVVSQIDVLAASKSYLSVDDYAVNTQDNLHGEINNDEEEASSRSLKSTAFDKLCTEEFQTKASHMAGGILQSGLIGIVNTSLDGRSADICAESSNDGDDRDVKILQKSGTPPLFTSSLHTNSAASNIVISITKDLNSFTQMTKMSDASVSGQLERSLSASTLPISVHNGANVKGKIIWPGTVNLFNNVFTKVKDFFAQQQPVLLDNVVEAPKHAESICRTATSTQMTYSEHEGSQTSMVNYSKALISQTLMTIQRRVSMSERMSTSEKGLLTRSIVRSMLEDVDMVRTDGHEIHRPSSSKSSLSITSAMTRGSQSDFTNSLPGTPVPNDWPVEIYCPIIRNSVIDMSDSSTHSQGSTNYTRQTISAIVDTVMEVIQEKIQNT